The genome window AAAGTTTTGATCTCTCCTAAGACTCTTTCAAGCCGAAAGGAGATATTCTACGAGTCGCCGACCTTGAACCTTCGGAGAATTTTCCCGAAAAAGATCCAAAAGTAACTTCTGGGCGTTTTGATGCTATTACTTAGGCTACTgctattcattttttattgtcAACTTCTAGGATAGACGAAAGATTCTCAAGTAGGTTCAAATCCTACTTGGGGAGCTTCCCTTAACATTACTACTCGGCGAAAGAATAAAAGGGGAATTGATTCTCGTTCTAACGACAGAAGCGGATTCAAGCATTCGTTCCGAGTCGCCAAGAGACAGTCCTTAATATCGTATGAAGCGGTTAAACTCATGTGGCATaacaactatatatattttttaagttttatgatttttttttgtgaaagaaATTACTATCAATCAAACTAAATCACAAGGAATGTATGTAAATAAATACAACCCTTGCTCCTTATTAAAAGCGTTTTTGGCCATTCTATTAGCTTCTATATTTTCTTCCCTAAGAATGTACTCAATTGCTCAATTCCTCACATTATTCAGGATATGATGAATTCGTCTGATTAGAGTCGATCTTGAGAGCATTGGATCCGAAAATATGTAgggttgaaaaatgaaaaagcttgAGACCGATTTTTCAACTATAAAGagattaattgaaaataaaaggtaaaCCAAAACGAGGAGGTGGGGGTGGCTTAAAACACAAGTAACACGCCAGCTCACTTAGCCTAGCATCCAACTAAATTTATTGGTTGAcacaaagcaaaagcaaaagccaaaatcttatttttggttcatttttACTTCTTGTTAAAAAAAGGAGGGGAAGTTAGTTAGGCCGatctccaaaaaagaaaaaacaatcatttttttctttttggtaattCAATTGGCTAGCACCACCAAAATAACGaacaaagaaagagaagaagacGAAGAAGAATTGCAATGGCATATAGGAGAAGGCATGGAATAAGCAGATCGGCGACGTTCAAGGAAGAGATTGACCACTCATCACctgcagcagcagcagcagctgTAGCTGGTGACAGCGACTTCAAAACCAAAACATTAACTTCCTCTTATTCTTTCTCTACAACGTCTAAggttttttctttctccttccTCAAAACCATTTTGATCAGATCAGATCAGATCAGATGGGATACCATGTTCATgattcctttttcctttttgtctGATTTCTTTTTACCATCTATCTTGGACCAGACATAGGCACcgttttagagaaaaaattacGATTCAAAACAAGATCTATTTTGTAGCATATAAATTACagtgacattttttttttaggtttctTGATTAGAATCATCACCGCATGCTCATTTTTAATCGATTTGTAtgtgcctatatatatataatggaaCTCTTTTACCCCTATTGTCTAATTCCTTAGAGAGATGCCTAATTGTAGGGCTTCAATACCTCTGAAGATTCAAGAAATGATTCCAAAGGGTTCTGGGGTGTTCTTGCTCGAAAAGCCAAAGCAATTCTCGAGGATGATGATGATTTCTCTCAGGCTCAGCAAATTGAAACTCCTGCCGGAATGGGATCATGGCATATATCGGATGCCTCAAAAACTTCCCAGGTGACTCctcttttttacattttctttcttgGTTGCTATCTTGGTGAGAGGAAAAGGATCTTACACGTTAATTTTACTATCATGTTTCTGCTGATGAAATGCCATTTTAAGTGCTCggctttattttcttatttatggatttatccGTATATATGTTCAAAATTTACACTTAAGTTTCTTCTCAATAGCAGAACCAACAACCAAGTGAGGTCTTTAGAAGAATCGACAATCCTAGAATTCGAAGGGGCTTGGATAAGCTCAACTCTTCCCTTAATCACATTGGTGACACATTTGAAAAGGCTTTTGAGGTGAGAGCATGTGATCCTCTTCTTTTGGGCTACAATTTTACTATGCTTCTCTCTTATTACATGagattctttcattttcatttataaacttttattgTTCATTCTAACCAATACCTTTTACTTTGCATGTAGCTCTTGTATTGGTTTTCACGTACTCTCGATTATTGAACAAATTGGATGCTACACTGTATCTATTTGTACTTGCTCaattaatgttatatttatttataagctgcaagttttttttttttttaattaaagatcCAAACATAAGAATTTGGAGGAATGATTAGTCGTCTTTGCAGGAAGGTCGAACAATTGTGGAAGGTAAAACCCAAGAGATTATCCAAGAAACGCGCAATCTTAAAATCAGGCGGAAAGGGAGTAGTCCCGTGGCAGAAAATCAGGTTTCTGGTTTCAATAGCACTTTGCAGCAACCAACACAACTCCAGAATCAAACCAACCATGAAACCCAGCTCAAGGCATCTCGCGACGTAAGGTGGCAGTGTGTCATTGAATCATATAGTGAAtgcattgattttttttttcaatttgaggGTAAAAACGAGGCTATGAATTCCTCGAAACCACTTCAGGTTACCAGTTAGAGAGGCCTTTGGTCTGCCTGCCACTCACCCATCTGACAAATTTCTTGTCCTGAATTCTTAAAACTGTTACTTCTGTTGCATTTTAGAAATGATAAGTTAATTTCTTTTAGGTTATTCTTATTTTCCATAATATATAGTTCGGTTTGTAAGTAGCATTATGTAAGATGTATGGAAGTTTAAATACAACTTTTGAAATGGTTATGCGTTTATTAGGACAAGTAGATTTTGAGGAAATTAAGATATTTATGTCCGTCCAGTCCGGTGTCTACTGAAATGTATGATTTGGCCCCTTTTTCTTTGCTTCACAGGTTGCAATGGCCACAGCTGCTAAAGCAAAGCTGCTTCTTCGGGAGCTGAAAACTGTTAAAGCAGATTTGGCATTTGCAAAGGAACGATGTGCTCAACTGGAGGAGGAGAATAAGATCCTTCGGGAGTGTCGAGAAAAAGGGGATAATCCTGCAGATGATGATTtggtacatata of Gossypium raimondii isolate GPD5lz chromosome 3, ASM2569854v1, whole genome shotgun sequence contains these proteins:
- the LOC105794038 gene encoding uncharacterized protein LOC105794038 isoform X1 codes for the protein MAYRRRHGISRSATFKEEIDHSSPAAAAAAVAGDSDFKTKTLTSSYSFSTTSKGFNTSEDSRNDSKGFWGVLARKAKAILEDDDDFSQAQQIETPAGMGSWHISDASKTSQQNQQPSEVFRRIDNPRIRRGLDKLNSSLNHIGDTFEKAFEEGRTIVEGKTQEIIQETRNLKIRRKGSSPVAENQVSGFNSTLQQPTQLQNQTNHETQLKASRDVAMATAAKAKLLLRELKTVKADLAFAKERCAQLEEENKILRECREKGDNPADDDLIRVQLESLLAEKARLAHENSVYARENRFLREIVEYHQLSMQDVVYLDEGAEEVTEIGYPINFPYSKMLCESPPSPSEVVEVSPSSFPCTSTKEEILHVTSPKQEANDASNSNSPSPTLPTSLPPHHGRETQDARTTPPLSSVQS
- the LOC105794038 gene encoding uncharacterized protein LOC105794038 isoform X2; this translates as MAYRRRHGISRSATFKEEIDHSSPAAAAAAVAGDSDFKTKTLTSSYSFSTTSKGFNTSEDSRNDSKGFWGVLARKAKAILEDDDDFSQAQQIETPAGMGSWHISDASKTSQNQQPSEVFRRIDNPRIRRGLDKLNSSLNHIGDTFEKAFEEGRTIVEGKTQEIIQETRNLKIRRKGSSPVAENQVSGFNSTLQQPTQLQNQTNHETQLKASRDVAMATAAKAKLLLRELKTVKADLAFAKERCAQLEEENKILRECREKGDNPADDDLIRVQLESLLAEKARLAHENSVYARENRFLREIVEYHQLSMQDVVYLDEGAEEVTEIGYPINFPYSKMLCESPPSPSEVVEVSPSSFPCTSTKEEILHVTSPKQEANDASNSNSPSPTLPTSLPPHHGRETQDARTTPPLSSVQS